A DNA window from Vigna unguiculata cultivar IT97K-499-35 chromosome 10, ASM411807v1, whole genome shotgun sequence contains the following coding sequences:
- the LOC114167099 gene encoding uncharacterized protein LOC114167099 isoform X1, with amino-acid sequence MAESDTSIRNTKMNPIDHLPLCLLRSDMVPPAPTLSESAVDFLPHFAGYSWIAYAASSLLVISHFPSPLSPHQSRIGPIFRQSFQLSADPLAAVAWSPRSPSSGDLAAASDNCICLFHHNSTAAKGSFCWSQNAVLVQHTKVTNVKWTGSGDGIISVGMEVVFWKRSNKCWEVAWKFKADIPQTLVSATWSIEGPSATAAHPSKEQIEGALTNEENKCVVVCQSNGLSEYSKVKLHHPLPVVMIQWRPSRGKLSNRYGKSSVRHVLLTCSLDGTARLWSEINNGKARRVGKDINDQKNAGFSFFVVAVIEINQTLNGTLGSDIFVRWGAEFEGIFRTGEESKQVFSKRFEYDVRNCDWIVGFGPGMVLSFWAVHCLDDVSPLRFPRVTLWKRHELQNHDIANVYKFNSSDFKNAILLQKVILMRNCLSGPPIICSPLQLLSCNSLVWSNFRILTIHDAVENSIDNANTDNMSPYLTGGVLNLDGHSGKILKVSIHPYTSKVQFAASLDSNGLLLFWSLSNISNCVLGCPTLVPTMELCGKLATQDSCSLYTSLTWAPSILGDKLFFFMGHTRGIDCFIVNICRTEEENIECHYLCTIPFNGHGPYEDGPLDIFTIPLNSTCDKTFCSSKLMLLAVWMGRFQALSWEVNLHSFDMMTNCCECNFDAKSIDDCSVWAFESTFADKKYCVTVNPCSCEFPSSNDLVTSFAVANPGTVSHIQQEFGFANDLCSNYPTYIMVTGSSEGILKLWKSKPGNSLTQHLPWELVGVLVAHDGPIKGICFSDCGEKIATIGHESNSNAINTIHIWDAVPLISAGTFILEDKIKTNSDVIALRWLTLGTGELLLGVCLHNELQIYAPKRCIGTTLSNSVNFSKMNIWVRIAYAHTFIPIYDFLWGPRAAAVVIHRNYFSIFSHWLFHMDIKQGSNFHPCDSKPNAYNCEDKIYEDVLSAVFTEYDIGAFIDKTDGDSQVDFNSVQSIKKINMKDNSSSFFLAKEQLKFELLTKVGLWSILEVTEIISGSLPTYHPDVLLTNISSGNWKRAFVAVRHLVECLSSTYDPKKRHIPKRIGIPNIVLSNYLEGCISKGSQGKGFQWGGDSASITSISQAESSLFPFPYNSGSNAENDSIFSTKSELNGFIESLEKFPDLPPLIGVEKTHILAIIDLLSEVSSAHSSSAYQSLDEPGRRFWVVLRFRQLLFLRKFGRASSFEELLVNSRLFVWAYHSESLDNLFGSVIPNEPSWQEMRALGLGFWYANIPQLRARMEKLARAQYLKNKNPKDCALLYIALNRIHVLAGLFKISKDEKDKPLVGFLSRNFQDEKNKAAALKNAYVLLGRHQLELAVAFFLLGGDHSSAINVCAKNLGDEQLALVICRLVDGHRGPLERHLITKYILPSAIDKGDYWLASLLEWEMGNYYKSFYRMLEYSVHPVPPESTVMFNCGHFLDPTIGFYCQMLATKNSMRNAVGEHNSAILLRWATLMTVASLKRCGNPLEALEYFSSSLSMPGTADQDSELGDSHDVLSDSLMPLPRKGSNWLSANVSMHLEFHIKLNLALCYLSKLIREHPSWLDTFSEYNGEASDSEEYMKYYEKSVESFKQKLYSGLALFEQRFLLAPHCLIGMILLLLCHHGSLCIGYDMTDECTQGELSQKKSDMLDDFNLYHSRITPLFKTAEEVSFFYSRLFCACSMESSQQDPLIDGKPKFSDASYCCIEGVFISLWFLRATLRIQLSSISKDLIKPLLDILDFYEYYLLFSLAWLRKNSEVLLYMVEPFFIAQSNGRNPYDVDMVNLKKLIPKIGQLLAQTSSVPVIQSLQLSEHDIQHSIPDDERWKILGTCLWQHMSRFMISNLNSVLAKLDGNLSGLFRRKYAYGESCIINMDSENISLPEKIRIVSYSLCDLLITSVSHISSYHVKQHAEFLWQKVKNDSNVKTLEWLKHKSEFSQNQNLDVLKLGNRKDYSVHQLLWDHSADPKLIFDCFAQEKLNWPNDLDHMHTKGWNDLSMIMTDLHNTDDTCGDEFNLRSSNHEVGTPVKETSLNGHPSAGSNKKDITSTNFIVFQSPREMYKRNGELLEALCINSTCQQEAAVASNKKGIVFFHLEDETPHSGKSNGLLWATADWPQNGWAGSESTPTPTCVSPGVGLGSKKGAHLGLGGATVGVGSSAWPSNDLTGGGVLGMLGYADIGASRLGWEIQQDFEDFVDPPATLENISTRALSSHPMRPFFLVGSSNTHIYLWEFNRDKATATYGVLPAANVPPPYALASISALKFDHFGHRFASAALDGTVCTWQLEVGGRSNVRPTESSLCFNGHASDVTYFSSSGSIIAVAGYSSNGANVVIWDTLAPPTTSRASILCHEGGAQTVSVSDNHVGSGSVSPLIVTGGKGGDVGLHDFRFIATGKAKRHRRADNIAQSSVSSLARDKDQNVEGMLWYIPKAHSGSVTKVVTIPNTSLFLTGSTDGDVKLWDAQSTRLIHHWPKIHEKHTFLQPSSRGFGGVVRAAVTDIQVVSDGFLTCGGDGTVKLVRLHNHLGGH; translated from the exons ATGGCGGAATCAGATACGTCAATCCGAAACACGAAGATGAACCCCATCGATCACCTTCCCCTCTGTCTCCTCAGATCCGACATGGTCCCACCCGCCCCTACCTTATCTGAATCCGCCGTCGATTTCCTCCCTCACTTCGCCGGCTACTCTTGGATCGCCTACGCCGCTTCTTCTCTCCTCGTTATCTCTCACTTCCCTTCTCCTCTTTCCCCTCATCAATCCCGCATCGGCCCCATTTTCCGCCAATCCTTTCAGCTCTCAGCCGATCCCCTCGCTGCCGTCGCCTGGTCCCCTCGCTCACCCTCCTCCGGCGACCTTGCTGCCGCTTCCGATAACTGCATATGTCTTTTCCACCACAACTCCACCGCTGCAAAAG GTTCTTTTTGTTGGAGCCAGAATGCAGTGCTTGTACAACATACGAAAGTTACAAACGTCAAATGGACTGGATCAGGAGATGGAATAATTTCTGTTGGAATGGAGGTGGTTTTCTGGAAAAGGAGCAACAAATGTTGGGAGGTTGCTTGGAAATTTAAAGCAGATATACCCCAAACTCTTGTTTCTGCAACGTGGTCTATTGAGGGCCCTTCAGCAACTGCAGCACATCCTAGTAAAGAACAGATTGAAGGGGCTTTGACCAATGAGGAAAACAAATGTGTGGTTGTATGTCAAAGCAACGGACTATCTGAATATTCAAAAGTCAAGCTACATCATCCCCTACCTGTTGTAATGATTCAATGGAGACCATCAAGAGGTAAGTTATCAAACAGATACGGTAAGTCTTCAGTAAGGCATGTATTGTTGACTTGCAGCTTAGATGGGACTGCAAGGTTATGGAGTGAAATTAATAATGGAAAGGCAAGAAGAGTTGGGAAGGACATCAATGATCAGAAAAATGCTGGTTTCTCcttttttgttgttgctgttATTGAGATTAATCAGACCTTAAATGGAACTCTTGGTTCAGATATATTTGTGAGATGGGGGGCAGAATTCGAGGGAATATTTAGAACTGGTGAAGAGTCCAAACAAGTGTTTTCCAAACGATTTGAGTATGATGTCAGAAATTGCGATTGGATAGTTGGGTTTGGTCCTGGAATGGTTCTTAGCTTTTGGGCTGTCCACTGTCTTGATGATGTTTCCCCACTGAGATTTCCCCGAGTAACGTTATGGAAGAGGCATGAACTCCAGAACCACGACATAGCAAATGTATACAAGTTTAACTCATCTGATTTTAAAAATGCGATACTTCTTCAAAAGGTTATTTTAATGAGAAATTGCCTTTCTGGTCCACCTATTATATGCTCTCCACTTCAGCTATTGTCTTGTAATTCCTTAGTTTGGTCAAATTTCCGTATTTTAACAATACATGATGCTGTGGAGAACTCCATTGATAATGCTAACACAGATAACATGTCCCCCTATTTGACTGGTGGGGTTTTGAACTTAGATGGTCATAGTGGGAAAATCTTAAAGGTTTCAATTCATCCTTATACATCCAAAGTTCAATTTGCTGCTTCTCTGGATTCTAATGGACTGCTTCTTTTTTGGTCACTTTCTAACATTTCAAACTGCGTTTTGGGATGTCCAACTTTGGTTCCTACTATGGAACTCTGTGGAAAGCTTGCCACTCAAGACTCATGCTCCTTGTACACAAGCTTGACATGGGCACCTTCAATACTTGGTGAcaaactgtttttttttatgggaCATACCCGGGGGATTGATTGCTTCATTGTCAATATTTGTCGAACTGAAGAGGAAAACATAGAATGTCACTACTTATGCACTATTCCTTTCAATGGTCATGGTCCTTATGAAGACGGGCCTCTTGATATCTTCACAATTCCCTTGAACTCCACCTGTGACAAAACTTTTTGCAGCAGTAAACTTATGTTGTTGGCAGTATGGATGGGGAGATTTCAGGCCCTATCGTGGGAAGTTAACTTGCACTCATTTGACATGATGACAAACTGTTGTGAATGCAATTTTGATGCTAAAAGCATTGATGACTGTAGTGTTTGGGCATTTGAAAGTAcatttgctgataaaaaatattgtgttaCTGTAAATCCGTGTTCATGTGAGTTTCCAAGTTCCAATGATCTGGTTACTAGTTTCGCTGTGGCTAATCCAGGCACTGTAAGCCATATACAACAAGAGTTTGGCTTTGCAAATGATCTTTGTAGTAATTATCCTACATACATCATGGTCACAGGCTCCTCCGAAGGCATCCTGAAACTCTGGAAAAGTAAACCAGGGAACTCATTGACTCAACACTTGCCATGGGAGCTTGTGGGTGTGCTTGTTGCACATGATGGTCCCATCAAGGGTATATGTTTCTCTGACTGTGGTGAGAAGATTGCCACGATCGGTCATGAGAGCAATTCCAATGCTATCAATACCATACATATATGGGATGCTGTACCATTAATCAGTGCAGGGACTTTTATTTTGGAGGATAAAATAAAGACTAATAGTGATGTTATTGCTCTACGGTGGTTAACTTTAGGAACAGGGGAGTTATTGCTTGGAGTTTGTTTGCATAATGAATTGCAAATATATGCTCCTAAGCGTTGTATTGGTACAACTTTGTCAAACTctgtaaatttttcaaaaatgaatATATGGGTTCGCATTGCATATGCTCACACTTTCATTCCAATTTATGATTTCTTATGGGGACCTAGAGCTGCAGCAGTGGTTATTCATAGAAATTACTTTAGTATATTTAGTCATTGGTTGTTCCACATGGATATAAAGCAAGGGAGTAATTTTCATCCTTGTGATTCAAAGCCTAATGCTTATAATTGTGaggataaaatatatgaagacgTACTTTCTGCAGTTTTTACTGAATATGACATTGGTGCTTTCATAGATAAGACAGATGGAGACAGTCAAGTAGATTTTAATTCTGTGCagtctataaaaaaaatcaatatgaaGGACAATTCCAGTAGCTTTTTTCTGGCCAAGgaacaattaaaatttgaacTTCTGACCAAGGTTGGTTTATGGAGCATCTTAGAAGTAACTGAGATAATCAGTGGATCGTTGCCTACTTATCACCCTGATGTGCTACTTACTAATATCAGTTCAG GTAACTGGAAACGTGCTTTTGTAGCTGTGAGGCATCTTGTTGAATGCCTGAGTTCTACTTATGATCCTAAAAAGAGACACATCCCTAAAAGAATTGGTATTCCAAATATTGTATTATCAAATTATCTCGAAGGCTGTATATCAAAAGGTTCTCAGGGTAAGGGATTTCAATGGGGTGGGGATTCAGCATCAATCACATCAATTTCACAGGCTGAAAGTAGCTTGTTCCCGTTTCCGTATAATTCAGGTTCCAATGCTGAAAATGATAGCATTTTCTCAACAAAATCTGAGCTTAATGGCTTTATTGAATCTCTTGAGAAATTTCCTGATTTACCACCTTTGATCGGTGTAGAGAAGACACATATTCTTGCAATTATTGATCTCCTTAGTGAAGTTAGTAGTGCACACTCATCGTCTGCATATCAAAGTCTTGATGAACCGGGGCGAAG GTTTTGGGTTGTACTACGGTTTCGGCAACTGCTTTTTCTCCGAAAGTTTGGTAGAGCTTCGTCTTTTGAAGAGTTGCTTGTTAACTCAAGATTGTTTGTATGGGCTTATCACTCTGAAAGCCTAGATAATTTATTTGGTTCTGTCATACCCAATGAACCATCGTGGCAAGAAATGCGTGCTTTGGGTTTGGGCTTTTGGTATGCTAATATACCTCAATTACGTGCAAGG ATGGAGAAATTGGCAAGAGCTCAGTATTTGAAGAACAAAAATCCAAAGGATTGCGCTTTGCTGTATATTGCATTGAATAGAATTCATGTTTTGGCCGGCCTTTTCAAAATTAGTAAGGATGAGAAGGATAAGCCTCTAGTGGGCTTTCTTTCTCGCAATTTTCAG GATGAGAAAAATAAAGCTGCTGCTTTAAAAAATGCTTATGTATTACTGGGAAGGCATCAGCTGGAATTAGCAGTTGCTTTCTTTTTGCTTGGAGGTGATCATTCTTCTGCTATAAACGTTTGTGCTAAGAATCTTGGGGATGAACAGCTTGCCTTAGTCATTTGTCGACTTGTTGATGGCCATAGGGGACCTTTGGAGCGTCACCTAATTACAAAGTACATACTTCCATCTGCAATTGATAAAGGAGACTACTGGCTTGCAAGCCTTCTGGAG TGGGAAATGGGTAATTACTACAAATCCTTTTATAGAATGCTTGAGTATTCAGTACACCCTGTGCCTCCAGAGTCCACTGTCATGTTCAATTGTGGTCATTTTCTGGACCCTACCATTGGTTTTTATTGCCAAATGCTAGCAACAAAGAATAGCATGCGGAACGCTGTGGGGGAGCACAATTCTGCAATTCTTCTAAGATGGGCAACTTTGATGACAGTTGCTTCCTTAAAAAGATGTGGTAATCCT CTTGAAGCATTGGAGTACTTCTCATCTTCACTGAGCATGCCTGGGACTGCAGATCAAGACAGTGAATTAGGTGACAGTCATGATGTGCTGTCCGATAGTCTTATGCCTTTACCTAGAAAAGGCTCTAACTGGTTGTCTGCTAATGTTTCTATGCATCTGGAGTTCCatattaaattgaatttggcACTTTGCTACTTATCAAAATTGATAAGAGAGCATCCAAGCTGGCTTGACACCTTTTCAGAATACAATGGAGAAGCTTCTGATTCTGAAGAGTACATGAAGTACTATGAGAAATCAGTGGAAAGTTTTAAACAGAAGTTATACAGCGGGCTTGCCCTATTTGAACAGAGGTTTTTATTGGCTCCCCACTGTCTAATAGGCATG ATTTTACTCTTACTTTGCCATCACGGATCATTGTGCATTGGGTATGATATGACAGATGAATGTACTCAAGGGGAACTGTCTCAAAAGAAGAGCGATATGCTTGATGATTTCAATTTATATCACTCTAGGATTACACCCCTCTTTAAGACTGCCGAAGAAGTCTCCTTTTTCTATTCAAGATTATTTTGTGCCTGCAGTATGGAAAGTTCTCAACAAGATCCGCTTATTGATGGCAAACCTAAGTTTTCGGATGCTTCATATTGCTGCATTGAAGGTGTTTTTATTTCATTGTGGTTTTTAAGAGCAACTTTGAGGATCCAGTTGAGTTCTATTAGCAAAGATCTTATCAAACCACTTCTTGATATCCTAGATTTTTATGAGTACTATTTGCTTTTTTCATTAGCCTGGCTTCGGAAAAACTCGGAAGTGCTTTTGTATATGGTTGAACCATTCTTTATTGCACAATCTAATGGCCGTAATCCTTATGATGTTGATATGGTGAATCTAAAGAAGCTTATTCCAAAAATTGGACAGTTGTTGGCTCAAACTTCTTCCGTACCTGTTATACAAAGCCTTCAATTGTCTGAACATGATATACAGCATTCAATTCCTGATGATGAAAGATGGAAGATTTTAGGGACCTGCTTGTGGCAGCATATGTCTAGATTCATGATATCAAATTTGAATTCGGTTCTTGCCAAACTTGATGGTAATTTGTCTGGTCTTTTCCGCAGAAAGTATGCTTATGGAGAGTCTTGTATCATCAATATGGATTCTGAAAACATTAGCTTGCCAGAGAAGATTCGGATAGTCTCATATAGCCTATGTGATCTACTGATAACATCAGTTAGTCACATCTCTTCTTATCATGTTAAACAACATGCAGAATTTTTGTGGCAGAAAGTAAAGAATGATTCGAATGTAAAGACTCTTGAATGGTTAAAACATAAATCTGAATTCAGTCAGAACCAAAACCTGGACGTTTTGAAACTGGGGAACAGGAAAGATTATTCAGTTCATCAGTTATTATGGGATCACAGTGCAGATCCCAAATTGATATTTGATTGCTTTGCACAGGAAAAACTCAATTGGCCAAATGATTTGGATCATATGCACACTAAGGGGTGGAATGACTTGTCAATGATTATGACAGACCTGCATAACACTGATGATACATGTGGTGACGAATTTAATCTTAGATCTTCTAATCATGAAGTTGGAACTCCTGTTAAAGAAACATCTCTAAATGGTCATCCTTCTGCAGGATCAAACAAGAAAGATATAACTTCCacaaattttatagttttcCAGAGTCCAAGAGAAATGTACAAGAGAAATGGGGAACTTTTGGAG GCATTGTGTATAAACTCTACTTGTCAACAGGAAGCTGCAGTTGCTAGCAACAAGAAG GGTATAGTGTTCTTTCATCTGGAAGATGAGACACCACACAGTGGTAAATCAAATGGTCTTTTGTGGGCCACAGCTGACTGGCCTCAGAATGGATGGGCAGGTTCAGAATCTACCCCTACTCCAACATGTGTTTCTCCTGGTGTTGGACTTGGGAGCAAGAAAGGGGCACACCTTGGGCTGGGTGGAGCAACTGTCGGTGTGGGCTCTTCAGCTTGGCCCAGCAATGATTTGACAGGTGGTGGAGTATTAGGAATGCTTGGTTATGCTGATATTGGTGCCTCAAGATTAGGTTGGGAAATTCAACAAGATTTTGAAGATTTTGTTGATCCACCTGCCACTTTGGAGAACATAAGTACCAGGGCTTTGTCTAGTCATCCAATGAGGCCATTCTTCTTGGTTGGTTCTAGCAATACACACATTTACTTGTGGGAG TTCAACAGAGACAAAGCTACTGCTACATATGGAGTGCTGCCTGCTGCCAATGTCCCTCCACCTTATGCCCTTGCATCAATTTCAGCCTTAAAGTTTGACCACTTTGGACACCGGTTTGCCAGTGCTGCATTAGATGGAACTGTCTGTACATGGCAGCTGGAGGTTGGAGGAAGGAGCAATGTCCGTCCAACAGAATCATCTCTTTGCTTCAATGGTCATGCTTC GGATGTCACGTATTTTTCCTCAAGTGGATCGATAATAGCTGTGGCTGGGTATAGCTCTAATGGTGCTAATGTGGTCATATGGGATACTTTAGCTCCACCCACAACTTCTCGTGCATCCATTTTATGCCATGAAG GTGGTGCACAAACCGTATCTGTTTCTGATAATCATGTGGGGAGTGGTTCTGTATCCCCCCTTATTGTGACTGGTGGTAAAGGTGGTGATGTTGGACTTCATGACTTCCGCTTTATAGCTACTGGAAAGGCTAAAAGGCACAGGCGTGCTGATAACATTGCACAAAGCTCTGTCTCATCTTTGGCTCGTGACAAGGACCAGAATGTAGAAGGGATGCTTTGGTACATTCCAAAGGCTCACTCAG GGAGTGTCACAAAAGTAGTTACCATTCCCAATACCAGCTTGTTTTTAACTGGAAGCACAGATGGAGATGTCAAACTCTGGGATGCCCAGAGCACAAGGTTAATACATCACTGGCCAAAGATACACGAAAAACACACTTTTCTACAGCCAAGTTCTCGTGGATTTGGTGGTGTAGTGCGg GCTGCTGTAACAGATATACAAGTTGTTTCCGATGGTTTTCTTACGTGCGGTGGGGATGGAACTGTAAAGCTGGTCCGGCTTCACAATCACCTGGGTGGCCATTGA